TTTTATGACCTTTTCGCGTTGTTGACATAAATGAAATGTTTTCTTTCAGGAATGACAATAATGTTGCGGGAGTTCATTGCGGGTCTCGGGTGGACAGCAGCGGAAACGAGAAGAATCAAGCGCTTGTGTCCGGCAGGATGGCATATACTCGGCCAATGCACTCACTGGGGCATGTAATATGCTTATGCAGGTCCGCTCAATACAAACGCAGGTCGGCATTTGCCATCCTGCTTCGGCCCGCGTTCCTCTTCAAGGACACGCCGAGCATTCTTGAATCAACGGCATCAATCATTCCAAAACCACCACCGGCGAGAAGAGAAAATGACGAAACCCCATCTGCCCCTTTCTTTCAGTGAAATCGATATGGCTTTGGAAGGGAGCGGGCTGATCACCCTGCCGGGGAGGGCGACGATTACGCTGGAGAGTGCGTTTCAGCCCGTGTACAGTCTGGCCCACAAGCGCATGATCGGCATGGAGGCTCTGATTCGGGCCAAGGATGATCAGGGGCGGTCCATCAGTCCGCCCGCGCTGTTCAGTGCATGCAACGGCATTACGGAACTGATCGTTCTGGACCGGATGGCCCGCCATGTCCATGTTCGCAATTTTACCCTGCTGAACGATCCCCTGAGCTGGCTTTTTCTCAATGTTCACCCACGAGTCGTCCAGCAAGGAAAGAAGATGGGATCTTTTTTCAGCGAATTGCTGGACCGGTTCGCATTGCCCGCCCACCGCGTGGTGATAGAGATCGTTGAGCACCCCATCGAGGATACAAATCTGTTGCAGGAGACGGTGGAGTACTACAAAAGCCTCGGATGCCTGATCGCCCTTGATGACTTCGGGGCCGGAGGATCGAATTTCGAGCGAGTCTGGAGCCTCAAACCGCATATCATCAAGCTGGATCGCAGCTTTGTGGTTCAGGCCACGGCGCGGCCCGATACCAGGGACATCCTGCCGGACCTGGTCTATTTGCTGCGTCAGGCTGGGTGCCTGGTGCTCATGGAGGGGGTGGAAACCTTCGAGCAGGCTCTTATAGCCATGGAATCGGGCGTAGATTTCGTTCAGGGATATCATTTCGCCATGCCGACACCCAACCCGATGGCCATGCGGGAATTCAGCTTTGATGCGCTGTTTTCCTTCTTCAAGTCATTTGCTCAAAACGAGGAGACGTCCAAGCAGGACAAGATCCGTCATTATCAAAAGCTGTTCGACGAGATGGTCCGGGAAGTGGAGTCCGGAATCTCCCTGGAAGTCGCCGGCAGGACATTTTTTGCCCACGAGAAATGTGTCCGCTGTTTTCTAATCACGAGCGACGGCGCCCAGGTCGGGCTGAACATGCTTTCACCAAAATACGCCCAGAACCAGGACCCCCGCTTCAAGCCGCTGGAGAACACCAGCGACGCGGACTGGTCACGGCGGTTCTATCTGCGGCGAGCAGTGGCAAATCCCGGCCGCGTTCAGTGCACCCGCCCCTACCTGTCCCTGACCGGTGCGCATATGTGCGTGACGTTTTCCCGGACCGTCCAGACACCGCAAGGAACACTGGTACTCTGCTGTGACGTGAACTGGGATTGACCCTTCACCTGGCGGAGCGATGGCTGTTGACTGAATCATGCCAGGCTCCTTTAACGGCATCAGCCGCAAAGCCTGTTGATGGCCAACTCCAGATCCTTCATTCGCACCGGCTTGGCCAAATAGTCGTTCATGCCCGCTTGCAGGAACTTTTCCCGGTCGCCAAGCATGGCATAGGCCGTCAGGGCGATGATGGGGATTCTGGAATGCTGAGATGCTGGAATATTGGGGTTTTCACCTCCCAACTTTCCTTTTTCATCCTCCAACCTCCTGATCTCTCTGGCAGCTTCAATCCCATTCATGACGGGCATCTGGATGTCCATGAGTATGCAATCAAACTCCTGAGCCGTGAGCAGGCCCAAAACCTCTCGGCCGTCCTCGGCCAGGGTGACGACATGCCCGGCATTCTCCAGCAGTTTTTTCGTTGCGAAAGAATTGGACGGTTCGTCCTCGGCCATTAAGATGCGCAGGCGCCGTGGCTTTGTCATCTTGCCGGAACTCATCGTCATCCCGGACTGAGAAGCCTGCTGCCCGGTTTTCAACCACAATGCCACCTCAACCCTGGTTCCCTTGCCGAGGTCGCTTTGAACCTCGATGCTTCCGTCCATCAGGTGCACCAGCCGTTGCACGATTGCCAGACCAAGACCTGCGCCCTGATAGTAGCGCGTGTAGTTTCCTTCCACTTGTCTGAAGGGTTCAAAGATATCCGTCAGCCTGTCCTCGGGAATGCCGATGCCCGTATCCTGGACCGTGAAACGGACTCGTAGACCATTACTGGTTGACTCCAGTAAGCCGACTTCCAAACACACTTTGCCCATTTTCGTAAATTTCAAGGCATTGCCGACCAAGTTGAACAATATCTGCCGGATGCGTGTTTCATCCCCGATCAACGTCGGCGGCAGAGCCTGGTCCACATTGCAAATGAGTTCAATGCCTTTGTTTCTTGCGTTGATGGAGAAAAGACCGGCAACGGAATCCCGTAATTCTGTGAAGTTGATCTCTGATTCCAGGACAGCCATCTTCCCCGCTTCAACCCTGGACAGATCCAGGATGTCCGAGAGCAGCCGGTTCAACCGTTTGGCGGAAGAGAGGGTCAACTGCACGTACTGTTTCTGGTCGTTATCCAGGGATGTGGTTTCCAGAAGCTGCATCATTCCCATGATGCCGTTGATGGGGGTCCGGATTTCATGGCTCATGTTGGCCAAAAATTCGGATTTGGACTTATTCGCGGCTTCCGCGGCAAATCGCGCGTCCTTGATAACCTGTTCCGTCATTTTTCGCTCGGTGATGTCGAATACAATGGCCAGGAGAACGCGTTCTCCATTCATTTTAATGGGGTTCAAACGTATTTCGGCGGGGTATTGCGTGCCGTCCTTGCGGATTAGTCTGGTTTCGACGGAACGCGATTCATCATAATTCAGTTCATGCCAAAAACGAACGGCTTCCTGTGATAAAGAGGCGCTTTGATCCAAATCCGTCACGGCCATGGTCATCAACTCCCGGCGTGAATATCCGCTGATCCGGCAGGCATTTTCATTAACAAAAATAAATTGCCCGTCCATGTCGTGGACAACGACTCCTGCGGGGATGTTTTCCAGGATGACGGCCAGCCGGTCGCTGACTTCCTTGAGCTGTTCTTCCGTTTTCTTGAGCCTGGAGATATCAATCCCGACTCCAACAAAATATTGCTTATCCTCAATGGCGAATCGACTAATTCTGAGATAGACAGGGATCTTCCCGCCGCCCTTGATTTGCGGATAAGTTTCGGCTTCCCCCAAACCTTCCCCAATGGCCATGGCGATAGCGTCCTGAACCGCCTTGCGGCTCTGTTCATCGCCTATATACCAGTCCATGACCTGCATGCCGGCCAACTCTTCGGCGGAATAGCCGGAAAGGTATTCAAGGTTCTTGTTCCAGCGAACCAGACGGCCTTCCGGGTCATAGAGAAAAAGCATGCCGGGCGCGCTGTCGCTGATGGCCTGGTTCAACTTTTGTTCATACATCAAGGCATGTTCGGCATGCTTGCGCTGGGTGATGTCCGAAAGAAAACCTTCGTAGATCATCCTGCCGTCCTGGGTTCGCTTGGCTCTTGTGTTCATGGAAACCCAAATCGTATTGCCGTCTTTTCTTCTCAACTCTGCTTCAAAATTGTAGGATTGGCCGGATGTATTCAGTTGCTCCTTGTAAATTTCCCGCTCTTCCGGGCGAACATACAGCTGTGTCGCAATGTCCGTGACGGAATCGATCATCTCCTCCGGGTCCTGGAAGCCGAGGATGCGGACGTATTCGGGGTTGACCGAGAGGTAGCGTCCCTGGGGGGTGGATTGGAAAATGCCAATCGGCGCGTTTTCGAAAATTTCCTGGTACTGCCGTTCCGTTTCCCGTGCGTATTTTTCCAGCTCCTTGTTCAGCTTGCTCATGTGCTCATAGGTCTCGATGCTTTCCAGAGCCGACGCGCTGGACAACAAGACGATGGAAAGCAGCGACAGCTGCACGTCCGGAATATCAGCGACCTCCTTGTCGAGAACTCCAATGAACATGCCCCTGATCCTGGAAGGAGTGGCAAGGGCGTGTAACAAGAGTTTGCTTGACCTGTCCGTGCTCGGAACGACCACTGGCCTGCCGCGTCTGAGAATCCAGGCAAAGCGGTGATCCTGAATAAGCTGGTCGACCTCGGCATCCAGGTCCGGCCCAAAGTCCTCAGGTGTGCAGTAGGAACGCTGGAAACCGTTGTCCGTCGAGTCCACCAGAAAAAAAGACAGCACCTTGCACTTGATCAGGTTCCTGACTTTTTTGGCGGTTTCGCGCAGGACAAAGCCCCTGTCGATGCCCGCTTCCGGCCTGGCGTCGAATCGGCCGAGACATGCGGCCATCTCCAGGGCGTCCACGGACCTCCTCTTTTCTTCGCGCAGGAATCGGTTTTCCTCCTCCAGGCTGAGGATACGTTGTTCCAGTTCGTTCATGGGATGTTCACTCCCTGCCGATAAAAATTTGGATGATCTCTTCAAGCTGTCTTTCCGCCAGCACAACCGCCGGATAAAGATCGCTGACATCGATCCCCATGCTTTCCCACCCGGTTGCGCATAAAGGCGGAATCACCCCTTCGCCGCAGGCTCCCGGCGAGGTGAAGGATGCCATGAGATTGGCGAGATTCACGATGCCCGCTTCCATGATGTTTTCGGCTTTCGCAGGAGCATGGTGATACCGGACCATCTGTTCGAGAGATCCCGGGATCTTCCATTCCCTGCACAGCAATCCGCCTACGTGGGCATGGTCGAAGCCAATTACCCTGCGCTCGGCCAGGAACAGAGGCATCCGCTCTTTCCGGGAAAGGCAAATGGCTTCACGACAGGCGTCCGGCATGCCTTTGAGCATGATCAGCCGCCCCAGGTCGTGGAGCAGCCCGGCGACGAAAAACCGCTCTCCGGATAGATTTTGTTTCCAGGAAGAAACAAGGCTGGCATAGATGCCGCATGTGATGCTGTGTTTCCAGAAGCTTTCAACATCCATCACCTTTTTGGGAATGCGGTCAAACGTATTGACCACGGAAATGCCGAAGGCCAGGGAGGTCAATTCCTTGGTCCCCAGAAGGGCCACGGCTCGGCGGATGGAACCGATTTTGGAAGGAAAGCCGTAGTAGGCGCTGTTCACCAGCTTGAGCAGCTTGGCTGTCAGGCTGCTGTCCTTGGCCACGACGTCCGCTATGTGGGACGCGGAACTGAACGGGGATTCCATCACCTGCATGATCTTGTAGAAAATGTCCGGCATGGATATCAAGCCAACCTGTTCCCGGACCAAGTGTAAAACGGCACGTGGCCCATCGTCGCCGAGCCTGCTTTTGCCAGGGACCATTTCACAATGCGGGCAGTCTCCGTCTCCGTCGTCGCACCATACCGGCGTACCGGCTGCAATTCTTTGCGCAGTGCGTTCTATGGCAATTCTGGTGATTTCTTCTATTGCCGGATGTCGGTGATCAACATGATTCAGGTACGGGCGGATGTATTGTCCCGCCTGCATTATGAATTTCGGGGGAATCGCGGCCATTCTGGCCTCGGTGAGCTCCTCCTGCTCGTGTCCGACAATCTCGGCACGGGTGACGCCCCAGGCCTTGCAGGTGAGAATGCTTCTCTCACTGAGCACCGCCCCTTGGGGAAGCAAAAAGCGCCCCTCCCGGGAGCGCAGATCCGAGGCCAGGCTCATTCCCGGTGTAATATCGTCAATCTTGATGAACGCCATCACTATATTACCTTGAACATTTCCGTGTTGATACACAATGCGATCAGCATATCGCTTTATTATTATCGCTAAACCAAAAAAACAAACAGAGCAATGATTACGAAGTGGAACTACTCAACTCGTCAATAAGCAAGAAACTGAATCTCCGAGTTTACTGGTATGACTTATTCAGAGATGCTCATGCATGAGCGGCGTTTCATGCCGAACAATGGTTGGTGTTCGATTCCTCAGCTGTTATGTTGATACGTTGGGTGCAGATAGGGAGCAGGGATTCGACGGGCGAGCCATGCGTCTTGTCTTGCACCCTTCCGGCATGGCATAGGGAAGACGCACAAGGCGTAAGAGCAAACCCTTTTATCGAAAAAAGCGGGACAGGAGCAGAAGAAATGGCCATTTCCAAAAAGTACAAAAAAAGGGTTTACGATTTTCATCGTAAACCCTTGATTTTTTATGGTGGGTCACCAAGGAATCGAACCTTGAACCTCCGGATTAAGAGTCCGCTGCTCTGCCAGTTGAGCTAGTGACCCGCTGCTAGCGACTTGCCCTTACGGCAAGTCGACATCTTTAGACTTCATGCTTGTAGTTTGTCAAGGCGGATGACTCATGTTTCAAAAATTACTGCGTGGTGTTTCATTCGAGAGTGGAAAACTCCTTCCAAGTGCTCGTCATTGTCTGGCTTTTTTTGTCGCTTTTCTTGTGATTCTGTCGGCATTGCTTGCGGTACCCGGTTCAGGGGCGGGCAGGGTAACGGCTTTTGCGGATACCGCTCCTGCTCCGTATTCCTCCCGGCTGGAGTTGCATGTCCTGGAAGAGGATCTTGGCCCGTTGCCCAGGGAATCCCTTCTAGGAGTGTTCTGGGTCACTCCGGCTCCCGGATGGTACGCCTATGCCCACGATCCCGGCCCCACCGGCATGCCCACCA
The window above is part of the Desulfonatronum thiosulfatophilum genome. Proteins encoded here:
- a CDS encoding EAL domain-containing protein, whose translation is MTKPHLPLSFSEIDMALEGSGLITLPGRATITLESAFQPVYSLAHKRMIGMEALIRAKDDQGRSISPPALFSACNGITELIVLDRMARHVHVRNFTLLNDPLSWLFLNVHPRVVQQGKKMGSFFSELLDRFALPAHRVVIEIVEHPIEDTNLLQETVEYYKSLGCLIALDDFGAGGSNFERVWSLKPHIIKLDRSFVVQATARPDTRDILPDLVYLLRQAGCLVLMEGVETFEQALIAMESGVDFVQGYHFAMPTPNPMAMREFSFDALFSFFKSFAQNEETSKQDKIRHYQKLFDEMVREVESGISLEVAGRTFFAHEKCVRCFLITSDGAQVGLNMLSPKYAQNQDPRFKPLENTSDADWSRRFYLRRAVANPGRVQCTRPYLSLTGAHMCVTFSRTVQTPQGTLVLCCDVNWD
- a CDS encoding PAS domain S-box protein — translated: MNELEQRILSLEEENRFLREEKRRSVDALEMAACLGRFDARPEAGIDRGFVLRETAKKVRNLIKCKVLSFFLVDSTDNGFQRSYCTPEDFGPDLDAEVDQLIQDHRFAWILRRGRPVVVPSTDRSSKLLLHALATPSRIRGMFIGVLDKEVADIPDVQLSLLSIVLLSSASALESIETYEHMSKLNKELEKYARETERQYQEIFENAPIGIFQSTPQGRYLSVNPEYVRILGFQDPEEMIDSVTDIATQLYVRPEEREIYKEQLNTSGQSYNFEAELRRKDGNTIWVSMNTRAKRTQDGRMIYEGFLSDITQRKHAEHALMYEQKLNQAISDSAPGMLFLYDPEGRLVRWNKNLEYLSGYSAEELAGMQVMDWYIGDEQSRKAVQDAIAMAIGEGLGEAETYPQIKGGGKIPVYLRISRFAIEDKQYFVGVGIDISRLKKTEEQLKEVSDRLAVILENIPAGVVVHDMDGQFIFVNENACRISGYSRRELMTMAVTDLDQSASLSQEAVRFWHELNYDESRSVETRLIRKDGTQYPAEIRLNPIKMNGERVLLAIVFDITERKMTEQVIKDARFAAEAANKSKSEFLANMSHEIRTPINGIMGMMQLLETTSLDNDQKQYVQLTLSSAKRLNRLLSDILDLSRVEAGKMAVLESEINFTELRDSVAGLFSINARNKGIELICNVDQALPPTLIGDETRIRQILFNLVGNALKFTKMGKVCLEVGLLESTSNGLRVRFTVQDTGIGIPEDRLTDIFEPFRQVEGNYTRYYQGAGLGLAIVQRLVHLMDGSIEVQSDLGKGTRVEVALWLKTGQQASQSGMTMSSGKMTKPRRLRILMAEDEPSNSFATKKLLENAGHVVTLAEDGREVLGLLTAQEFDCILMDIQMPVMNGIEAAREIRRLEDEKGKLGGENPNIPASQHSRIPIIALTAYAMLGDREKFLQAGMNDYLAKPVRMKDLELAINRLCG
- a CDS encoding HDOD domain-containing protein — its product is MAFIKIDDITPGMSLASDLRSREGRFLLPQGAVLSERSILTCKAWGVTRAEIVGHEQEELTEARMAAIPPKFIMQAGQYIRPYLNHVDHRHPAIEEITRIAIERTAQRIAAGTPVWCDDGDGDCPHCEMVPGKSRLGDDGPRAVLHLVREQVGLISMPDIFYKIMQVMESPFSSASHIADVVAKDSSLTAKLLKLVNSAYYGFPSKIGSIRRAVALLGTKELTSLAFGISVVNTFDRIPKKVMDVESFWKHSITCGIYASLVSSWKQNLSGERFFVAGLLHDLGRLIMLKGMPDACREAICLSRKERMPLFLAERRVIGFDHAHVGGLLCREWKIPGSLEQMVRYHHAPAKAENIMEAGIVNLANLMASFTSPGACGEGVIPPLCATGWESMGIDVSDLYPAVVLAERQLEEIIQIFIGRE